A single genomic interval of Lathyrus oleraceus cultivar Zhongwan6 chromosome 7, CAAS_Psat_ZW6_1.0, whole genome shotgun sequence harbors:
- the LOC127102458 gene encoding uncharacterized protein LOC127102458, protein MFQSPQTIDAGNPENLQGQAYAQDVSRPISQVIVPNASPARPTDYQMLEDRIKAIEGFSAFDMDARDLCLGFQMWCSLKNSRGSLDLYMSLERAKIRPWRDLSEAFRKKYKYNLDMALTRLHLQNQSQESSETFKEYAQRWREMAYRGLYFEKMIGSSSSNFAYIATIGERIENGVKSGKNTGTVSQSAVNKKPQGIFKKKKEGEYQQPPFQYQPQNHNQQPAPTQPAQTQQNAYDNRGQGQGQNYRNNYGKRPQIDKILVPYAQLVPYLIHVGDLVPKEIPQAIPPYHPKHYPNASCAYHTGYIGHSTKDCWSLKNKIQELMNQKILSFSEEKPNVKTNALPNHNGSAVNAVIDEDTAKSVRRVINVKTPMSVVVKKLKEHRFLNGIHNNSVVCESDSDYCDILKGCVQNLMNQGLVQFSRSRVVEEIDVIEPITIIYKKKKIEAPPKRIQPIHIRVPGGMTRNGRVFSPKYTSRVSQSPIVVPHKEKVIHIPPLQAEAFVPATLIVTIVPAVTKVIPDKNAKSEISKGKWLINEDEQVEGHKKGIFVEEGQEFLKLIKKSDFKIIDRIGQTPSKISIFSLLLSSKAHRKALLKVLNVAHVMQDIIVDQFDNMVANITAIRLKFMIDDKLVIVYGEEALLVSELSLFRYIETEEWVAETPLHCLEFEDKGPLAGWGQVVNVIQKHNRFGIGYRPSARKASPRKQKFNPIKFSSAGFQDDHTVAVVGESSGNK, encoded by the exons ATGTTTCAATCTCCTCAGACGATTGATGCTGGAAACCCTGAGAATCTTCAAGGTCAG GCATATGCTCAGGATGTTTCTCGACCAATCAGTCAGGTCATTGTTCCAAATGCTAGTCCGGCTAGGCCAACAGACTATCAGATGCTAGAGGATAGAATCAAGGCTATAGAGGGTTTCTCAGCTTTCGATATGGATGCCAGAGACTTGTGTTTGGGGTTTCAAATGTGGTGCTCCCTTAAAAATTCAAG GGGTTCCTTGGACTTGTACATGAGTTTGGAGCGTGCCAAAATCAGGCCGTGGAGAGATTTATCTGAAGCATTCCGAAAAAAGTATAAGTATAATTTGGATATGGCTCTGACTAGATTGCATTTGCAGAATCAATCTCAAGAGTCCAGcgaaacattcaaagagtacgctcagaggtggcgtgaaaTGGCTTATCGG gggtTGTATTTTGAGAAAATGATTGGTAGTTCCTCATCCAATTTTGCATATATTGCGACTATCGGGGAAAGAATTGAGAATGGGGTTAAATCTGGAAAAAATACGGGTACTGTTTCTCAGTCGGCTGTGAATAAGAAACCACAAGGTATCTTtaagaagaagaaggaaggtgAG TATCAGCAACCTCCTTTCCAGTATCAACCGCAAAATCATAATCAACAACCCGCACCGACTCAGCCTGCTCAAACTCAACAAAATGCTTATGATAATAGGGGTCAAGGTCAAGGCCAAAATTATCGAAATAACTATGGTAAACGTCCTCAGATTGATAAAATCCTTGTACCGTATGCTCAATTGGTGCCTTATCTAATTCATGTGGGGGATCTTGTACCAAAGGAAATTCCTCAGGCCATCCCTCCTTATCATCCCAAGCATTACCCTAACGCCTCTTGCGCCTACCACACTGGGTATATTGGACATTCAACTAAAGATTGTTGGTCTCTCAAGAATAAAATTCAAGAGCTGATGAATCAGAAGATTCTGTCTTTTTCAGAAGAAAAACCTAATGTAAAGACAAATGCTCTTCCAAACCATAACGGGTCAGCGGTCAACGCAGTGATTGATGAGGATACTGCAAAATCTGTCAGAAGGGTCATTAATGTAAAAACTCCAATGTCCGTGGTTGTGAAAAAGCTTAAAGAGCATAGGTTTCTGAATGGTATTCATAATAATTCTGTTGTGTGTGAATCAGATTCTGATTATTGTGATATTTTAAAGGGTTGTGTTCAAAACTTGATGAATCAGGGGTTGGTACAGTTCTCAAGATCAAGAGTGGTTGAAGAGATTGATGTTATCGAACCAATAACCATAATATACAAAAAAAAGAAGATCGAAGCTCCTCCCAAGAGGATTCAGCCTATCCATATTCGTGTCCCTG GAGGCATGACTCGCAATGGCCGTGTATTCTCTCCAAAATACACTTCTAGGGTGTCTCAATCACCCATAGTTGTCCCTCATAAGGAGAAAGTTATTCATATTCCTCCTTTGCAGGCAGAGGCATTTGTACCCGCCACTCTAATTGTGACGATTGTTCCAGCTGTAACAAAGGTTATTCCAGATAAGAATGCAAAATCTGaaatttccaaaggaaaatggtTGATAAATGAAGATGAGCAGGTTGAAGGTCACAAGAAAGGTATCTTTGTTGAGGAAGGCCAAGAATTCCTCAAATTGATCAAAAAGAGTGACTTCAAAATTATTGATCGGATAGgtcaaactccctccaaaatctctaTATTTTCTTTACTTCTGAGTTCTAAGGCTCACCGTAAGGCATTGTTGAAAGTCCTGAATGTTGCTCACGTGATGCAGGACATCATAGTCGATCAATTTGACAACATGGTTGCAAATATCACTGCCATCAG GTTAAAATTCATGATTGATGACAAATTGGTTATAGTTTATGGTGAAGAAGCCCTATTGGTTAGTGAGCTTTCTTTGTTCAGATACATAGAGACAGAGGAATGGGTTGCTGAAACTCCACTCCACTGTTTAGAATTTGAAGAT AAAGGCCCGTTAGCTGGTTGGGGTCAGGTCGTAAATGTGATACAGAAGCACAACAGATTCGGTATTGGCTATCGTCCATCAGCTCGCAAAGCAAGCCCTAGGAAGCAGAAGTTCAATCCTATTAAGTTCAGCAGTGCGGGTTTCCAAGATGATCACACTGTGGCAGTTGTTGGAGAATCTAGTGGCAACAAATAG